One window of Curtobacterium sp. 458 genomic DNA carries:
- a CDS encoding extracellular solute-binding protein codes for MKSSKRMLALAGGIAALALLSGCASGGSGSNGGKVDQLTFWLSTSTAQEKGYQNLADSYEKESGVSVKIVNLPYDGLQTKLRESAQANSLPDVVRAAGIDPIWTGKTVDLASIVDDDANKIDQDIIAKDKDGKITSIPSDVTAAGLFVNKSLFDKAGVSYPTDPSKAWTWDEFLQKADQVKEKTGAKYDLVFDSSPSRLRAYMFTKGTDFMQQEEDGSFPTDSKTVKALQDFADMNDDKTMPKSVWTSGQDPNALFKSGQVVAYFSGVWQSSDFASNITDFDWASAATPADPTHATEINYGGNIVGFENSDTRGAAAKKFIAYMYDPTNYAKLVTTNGFLPVESGLDITYPFESQAAKDSFALYQKEIEAAAPISSSYAKESARWGVEGKELGTDPTTAEVGKLINGQQSAKQTLETITKYYEDHVG; via the coding sequence ATGAAGTCCTCGAAGAGAATGCTCGCCCTCGCCGGCGGCATCGCCGCGCTCGCCCTCCTGAGCGGCTGCGCGTCCGGCGGCTCCGGCTCGAACGGCGGGAAGGTCGACCAGCTCACCTTCTGGCTGTCCACCTCCACCGCGCAGGAGAAGGGGTACCAGAACCTCGCCGACTCCTACGAGAAGGAGAGCGGGGTCTCGGTCAAGATCGTGAACCTCCCCTACGACGGTCTCCAGACGAAGCTCCGTGAGTCCGCCCAGGCGAACTCGCTCCCCGACGTCGTCCGTGCCGCGGGCATCGACCCGATCTGGACCGGCAAGACCGTCGACCTCGCGTCCATCGTCGACGACGACGCGAACAAGATCGACCAGGACATCATCGCGAAGGACAAGGACGGCAAGATCACCTCGATCCCGTCCGACGTCACCGCGGCAGGGCTGTTCGTCAACAAGTCGCTGTTCGACAAAGCCGGGGTGTCCTACCCGACCGACCCGTCGAAGGCCTGGACCTGGGACGAGTTCCTGCAGAAGGCCGACCAGGTCAAGGAGAAGACCGGCGCGAAGTACGACCTCGTGTTCGACTCCTCGCCCTCGCGACTCCGGGCGTACATGTTCACCAAGGGCACGGACTTCATGCAGCAGGAGGAGGACGGGTCCTTCCCCACCGACTCGAAGACCGTGAAGGCGCTGCAGGACTTCGCCGACATGAACGACGACAAGACGATGCCGAAGTCGGTGTGGACCAGCGGGCAGGACCCGAACGCGCTGTTCAAGAGCGGTCAGGTCGTCGCGTACTTCTCCGGCGTCTGGCAGTCGTCCGACTTCGCGTCGAACATCACCGACTTCGACTGGGCGAGCGCCGCGACCCCGGCCGATCCGACCCACGCGACGGAGATCAACTACGGCGGCAACATCGTCGGGTTCGAGAACTCCGACACCCGTGGCGCCGCGGCGAAGAAGTTCATCGCCTACATGTACGACCCGACGAACTACGCGAAGCTCGTGACCACGAACGGGTTCCTGCCCGTCGAGTCCGGCCTCGACATCACGTACCCGTTCGAGTCGCAGGCTGCGAAGGACTCGTTCGCGCTGTACCAGAAGGAGATCGAGGCAGCGGCACCGATCTCGAGCTCCTACGCGAAGGAGAGCGCCCGCTGGGGTGTCGAGGGCAAGGAACTCGGCACCGACCCGACGACGGCCGAGGTGGGGAAGCTCATCAACGGCCAGCAGTCGGCGAAGCAGACGCTCGAGACGATCACGAAGTACTACGAGGACCACGTCGGCTGA